A window of the Streptomyces albireticuli genome harbors these coding sequences:
- a CDS encoding response regulator transcription factor — protein MTRVLVVEDEESFSDALSYMLRKEGFEVAVAATGPDGLDEFERNGADLVLLDLMLPGLPGTEVCRQLRGRSNVPVIMVTAKDSEIDKVVGLEIGADDYVTKPFSSRELVARIRAVLRRRGEPEEVSPAALEAGPVRMDVDRHVVTVSGGKVDLPLKEFDLLEMLLRNAGRVLTRMQLIDRVWGADYVGDTKTLDVHVKRLRAKIEPDPGAPRYLVTVRGLGYKFEP, from the coding sequence GTGACGCGTGTGCTCGTTGTAGAGGACGAGGAATCCTTCAGCGACGCTCTGTCCTACATGCTCCGCAAGGAAGGGTTCGAGGTCGCCGTGGCGGCCACCGGGCCCGACGGGCTGGACGAATTCGAGCGCAACGGCGCCGACCTCGTCCTGCTCGACCTGATGCTGCCCGGCCTCCCCGGCACGGAGGTCTGCCGGCAGCTCCGCGGGCGGTCCAACGTCCCCGTCATCATGGTCACGGCCAAGGACAGTGAGATCGACAAGGTCGTCGGGCTGGAAATAGGAGCCGACGACTATGTGACCAAGCCCTTCTCCTCCCGGGAGCTGGTGGCCCGCATCCGGGCCGTCCTGCGCCGCAGAGGCGAGCCCGAGGAGGTCTCGCCGGCCGCCCTGGAGGCCGGGCCGGTCCGGATGGACGTCGACCGGCACGTCGTCACCGTCTCCGGCGGCAAGGTCGACCTGCCGCTGAAGGAGTTCGACCTGCTGGAGATGCTGCTGCGCAACGCCGGCCGGGTGCTCACCCGGATGCAGCTCATCGACCGCGTGTGGGGCGCCGACTACGTGGGGGACACCAAGACCCTCGACGTCCATGTGAAGCGGCTGCGCGCCAAGATCGAGCCCGACCCGGGCGCGCCGCGCTACCTGGTCACGGTCCGGGGCCTGGGCTACAAGTTCGAGCCGTAA
- the mshA gene encoding D-inositol-3-phosphate glycosyltransferase, whose product MSQYASRLGARRGRALGTLANTPLRRLGAGRRPRRVAMLSVHTSPLHQPGTGDAGGMNVYIVELAKRLATIGIEVEIFTRATTGGLAPSVELAPGVLVRHIDAGPYEGLAKEELPAQLCAFTHGVMQAWAGHRPGHYDLVHSHYWLSGHVGWLAAERWGVPLVHAMHTMAKVKNAALAAGDAPEPAARVIGETQIVRAADRLIANTDGEAEELVHHYEADPGKVAVVHPGVNLDRFTPADGRAAARRRLGLPADALIPLFAGRIQPLKAPDILLRAVADLLDRRPELRPRVVVPVVGGPSGSGLAKPEGLQKLAAKLGIADVVRFRPPVGQDQLADWYRAASVLVMPSYSESFGLVAAEAQACGTPVVAAAVGGLPVAVRDGVSGFLVSGHDPADYGRALGRFADDPGLAGRMGEAAARHARSFGWDTAAAGTAEVYTAAINERRRRLRSNHV is encoded by the coding sequence GTGAGCCAGTACGCATCCAGGCTCGGCGCCCGCAGGGGCCGCGCGCTCGGTACGCTCGCCAACACCCCGCTCCGGCGCCTCGGCGCCGGCCGCAGGCCGCGCCGCGTGGCGATGCTGAGCGTCCACACCTCGCCCCTGCACCAGCCGGGCACGGGCGACGCGGGCGGCATGAACGTCTACATCGTCGAGCTGGCCAAGCGCCTGGCCACCATCGGCATCGAGGTCGAGATCTTCACCCGGGCCACCACCGGCGGGCTCGCGCCCTCCGTCGAGCTGGCGCCCGGCGTGCTCGTCCGCCACATCGACGCCGGACCGTACGAGGGCCTGGCCAAGGAGGAGCTGCCCGCGCAGCTCTGCGCCTTCACCCACGGGGTGATGCAGGCCTGGGCCGGCCACCGGCCCGGCCACTACGACCTCGTCCACTCCCACTACTGGCTCTCCGGCCACGTCGGCTGGCTCGCCGCCGAGCGCTGGGGCGTCCCGCTCGTCCACGCCATGCACACCATGGCCAAGGTGAAGAACGCCGCGCTCGCCGCGGGCGACGCCCCCGAGCCCGCCGCCCGGGTCATCGGCGAGACCCAGATCGTCCGCGCCGCAGACCGGCTGATCGCCAACACCGACGGCGAGGCCGAGGAGCTCGTGCACCACTACGAGGCCGACCCCGGCAAGGTCGCCGTCGTGCACCCGGGCGTCAACCTCGACCGCTTCACGCCCGCCGACGGCCGGGCCGCCGCCCGGCGGCGCCTCGGCCTGCCCGCCGACGCCCTGATCCCGCTCTTCGCCGGGCGGATACAGCCCCTCAAGGCCCCCGACATCCTGCTGCGCGCCGTCGCCGACCTCCTCGACCGGCGGCCGGAGCTGCGCCCGCGCGTCGTCGTCCCCGTCGTCGGCGGGCCCAGCGGCAGCGGCCTCGCCAAGCCCGAGGGGCTCCAGAAGCTGGCCGCCAAGCTGGGCATCGCCGATGTCGTCCGCTTCCGCCCGCCGGTCGGCCAGGACCAGCTCGCCGACTGGTACCGCGCCGCCTCCGTGCTCGTCATGCCCTCCTACAGCGAGTCCTTCGGCCTGGTCGCCGCCGAGGCGCAGGCCTGCGGCACGCCCGTGGTCGCGGCCGCGGTCGGCGGGCTGCCGGTGGCGGTGCGCGACGGCGTCAGCGGCTTCCTGGTCTCCGGCCACGACCCCGCCGACTACGGCCGGGCGCTGGGCCGCTTCGCGGACGACCCCGGCCTGGCGGGCCGGATGGGTGAGGCCGCGGCCCGGCACGCGCGCTCCTTCGGCTGGGACACCGCGGCGGCCGGCACGGCCGAGGTGTACACCGCGGCGATCAACGAGCGGCGTCGTCGCCTACGCTCGAACCATGTCTGA
- a CDS encoding YbjN domain-containing protein — MSDAKSVIEQTFHEAGLEWESPADGTYVVKLPGTRKLSTTVSLIVGKHSLSVNAFVVRCPDENHAAVHRWLLERNTRLYGVAYATDRLGDIYLVGRLPLAAVTPDEIDRILGTVLEHADGSFNTLLEMGFATAIRKEYAWRTERGESTRNLDAFTRLTKPSASGGGVGDGDDGAA, encoded by the coding sequence ATGTCTGACGCCAAATCCGTCATCGAGCAGACGTTCCACGAGGCCGGGCTCGAATGGGAGAGCCCGGCCGACGGCACGTACGTGGTGAAGCTCCCCGGCACGCGCAAGCTGTCGACGACCGTCTCCCTGATCGTCGGCAAGCACTCCCTGTCGGTCAACGCCTTCGTCGTCCGCTGCCCCGACGAGAACCACGCGGCGGTGCACCGCTGGCTCCTGGAGCGCAACACCCGGCTCTACGGCGTGGCGTACGCGACCGACCGGCTCGGCGACATCTACCTCGTCGGCCGGCTGCCGCTCGCCGCGGTGACCCCGGACGAGATCGACCGGATCCTGGGCACGGTCCTGGAGCACGCGGACGGCAGCTTCAACACGCTCCTGGAGATGGGCTTCGCGACGGCGATCCGTAAGGAGTACGCGTGGCGCACGGAGCGGGGGGAGTCGACGCGGAACCTGGACGCCTTCACCCGCCTCACGAAGCCGAGCGCGTCCGGCGGCGGGGTCGGGGACGGGGACGACGGCGCGGCCTAG
- a CDS encoding SAM-dependent methyltransferase, which translates to MAPRTPPPGRPVGSVTRGTTNPNRLRRMDRWIADTHGAALRASADPVAVDLGYGAAPWTAVELLGRLRTVCPAAEVVGVEIEPARVAAAKPYERDGLSFTHGGFEVPLPAGRRPALIRAANVLRQYDEDEVAAVWARLCARLAPDGLLVEGTCDEVGRRHVWVALGPEGPRTVTFATRLGSLVTPSDLAERLPKALIHRNVPGEPVHAFLRDFDRAWAAAAPYASLSARQRWIRAVGSLKGDWPVVDGGRRWRQGEVTVRWGALAPRG; encoded by the coding sequence ATGGCCCCCCGCACCCCTCCGCCCGGCCGTCCCGTCGGTTCGGTGACGCGCGGGACGACCAACCCGAACCGGCTGCGCCGCATGGACCGCTGGATCGCCGACACGCACGGCGCGGCGCTGCGGGCCAGCGCGGACCCCGTCGCCGTCGACCTCGGCTACGGGGCCGCGCCCTGGACGGCCGTGGAGCTGCTGGGGCGGCTGCGCACGGTGTGCCCGGCGGCGGAGGTCGTCGGCGTGGAGATCGAACCGGCCCGGGTCGCGGCGGCGAAGCCGTACGAGCGGGACGGGCTCTCCTTCACCCACGGCGGTTTCGAGGTGCCGCTCCCGGCGGGCCGGCGGCCGGCGCTGATCCGCGCCGCGAACGTCCTGCGCCAGTACGACGAGGACGAGGTCGCCGCCGTGTGGGCCCGGCTGTGCGCGCGGCTGGCGCCGGACGGGCTGCTCGTCGAGGGCACGTGCGACGAGGTCGGGCGGCGCCACGTCTGGGTCGCGCTCGGCCCCGAGGGCCCGCGCACGGTCACCTTCGCGACCCGCCTCGGCTCCCTGGTCACCCCCTCCGACCTGGCCGAACGCCTGCCGAAGGCGCTCATCCACCGCAATGTGCCGGGCGAGCCGGTGCACGCCTTCCTGCGCGACTTCGACCGGGCGTGGGCGGCGGCGGCGCCGTACGCGTCGCTGAGCGCGCGGCAGCGGTGGATCCGGGCGGTGGGTTCTCTGAAGGGGGACTGGCCGGTGGTGGACGGGGGGCGGCGGTGGCGTCAGGGGGAGGTGACGGTGCGGTGGGGGGCGTTGGCGCCGCGGGGGTAG
- the phoU gene encoding phosphate signaling complex protein PhoU, with product MRDAYHEELDSIGESLVEMARLVGSAIGRATTAILDADLKLAESVIAADAKVDDLQRDLEARAIALLARQQPVATDLRIVVTSLRMSADLERSGDLAQHVAKLARLRFPETAVPRDLHATILEMGQLAQRLMAKAGEVIITKDVDLALQLEQDDDAMDLLHRALFQHLMDDRWKHGIETAVDVTLLGRYYERFADHAVSVAKRVVYLVTGEHADELTQSEGRTGPVEGA from the coding sequence ATGCGGGACGCGTACCACGAGGAGCTCGACTCGATCGGCGAGAGCCTGGTCGAGATGGCACGGCTCGTGGGCTCCGCGATCGGGCGCGCCACCACGGCGATCCTGGACGCGGACCTCAAGCTGGCGGAGTCCGTGATCGCCGCGGACGCGAAGGTCGACGACCTTCAGCGGGACCTGGAGGCGCGGGCGATCGCGCTGCTGGCGCGCCAGCAGCCGGTCGCCACGGACCTCCGGATCGTGGTGACGTCGCTGCGCATGAGCGCGGACCTGGAGCGCTCGGGCGACCTCGCCCAGCACGTGGCGAAGCTGGCCAGGCTGCGCTTCCCGGAGACGGCGGTCCCGCGCGACCTGCACGCCACCATCCTGGAGATGGGCCAGCTGGCGCAGCGGCTGATGGCCAAGGCCGGCGAGGTGATCATCACCAAGGACGTCGACCTGGCGCTCCAGCTGGAGCAGGACGACGACGCGATGGACCTGCTGCACCGCGCCCTGTTCCAGCACCTGATGGACGACCGGTGGAAGCACGGCATCGAGACGGCCGTGGACGTGACGCTGCTGGGCCGCTACTACGAGCGCTTCGCCGACCACGCGGTCTCGGTGGCCAAGCGGGTGGTGTACCTGGTCACCGGGGAGCACGCGGACGAGCTCACCCAGTCCGAGGGGCGCACGGGCCCGGTGGAAGGCGCGTAA
- a CDS encoding NUDIX hydrolase, translating into MEEPPIVQAAGCVLWRRTPTGEGIELALVFRPKWADWSHPKGKLKRGEGAREAAVREVWEETGMTCALGAPLPTARYVDAQGRPKEVRYWAARAVGGEFVPSREVSRMVWLAPDAAHATLTHDRDRKLISALHSVLGEDGEEI; encoded by the coding sequence ATGGAAGAGCCGCCGATCGTTCAGGCTGCGGGCTGCGTCCTGTGGCGCCGCACCCCCACCGGTGAAGGCATCGAGCTCGCCCTGGTCTTCAGGCCGAAGTGGGCGGACTGGTCACATCCGAAAGGCAAGCTCAAGCGGGGTGAGGGCGCCCGCGAGGCCGCCGTCCGGGAAGTGTGGGAGGAGACCGGCATGACGTGCGCTCTCGGCGCGCCCTTGCCGACGGCGCGCTACGTCGACGCGCAGGGGCGCCCGAAAGAAGTCCGCTACTGGGCGGCGCGAGCGGTGGGCGGCGAGTTCGTACCCAGCCGGGAGGTGAGCCGGATGGTCTGGCTCGCTCCGGACGCCGCGCATGCCACGCTCACGCACGACCGGGACAGAAAGCTGATCTCCGCGCTGCACTCGGTACTCGGCGAAGACGGCGAGGAGATCTGA
- a CDS encoding phosphoglyceromutase, whose protein sequence is MADAPYKLILLRHGESEWNAKNLFTGWVDVNLNEKGEKEAVRGGELLKDAGLLPDVVHTSLQKRAIRTAQLALESADRHWIPVHRSWRLNERHYGALQGKDKAQTLAEFGEEQFMLWRRSYDTPPPALEDGTEFSQSDDPRYASIPPELRPKTECLKDVVVRMLPYWYDGIVPDLLAGRTVLVAAHGNSLRALVKHLDGVSDADIAGLNIPTGIPLAYELDADFKPVKPGGTYLDPEAAKAAIEAVKNQGKKK, encoded by the coding sequence ATGGCCGACGCACCGTACAAGCTGATCCTCCTCCGCCACGGCGAGAGCGAGTGGAACGCGAAGAACCTGTTCACCGGTTGGGTGGACGTCAACCTCAACGAGAAGGGTGAGAAGGAGGCAGTCCGTGGCGGTGAGCTGCTCAAGGACGCCGGCCTGCTCCCCGACGTGGTCCACACGTCCCTCCAGAAGCGCGCCATCCGCACCGCGCAGCTCGCGCTGGAGTCCGCGGACCGCCACTGGATCCCCGTCCACCGCTCCTGGCGGCTGAACGAGCGCCACTACGGCGCCCTCCAGGGCAAGGACAAGGCCCAGACCCTGGCCGAGTTCGGCGAGGAGCAGTTCATGCTCTGGCGCCGTTCCTACGACACCCCGCCGCCGGCCCTTGAGGACGGCACGGAGTTCTCGCAGAGCGACGACCCGCGCTACGCCTCCATCCCGCCGGAGCTGCGCCCGAAGACCGAGTGCCTCAAGGACGTCGTCGTCCGCATGCTGCCGTACTGGTACGACGGCATCGTCCCGGACCTCCTCGCCGGCCGCACGGTCCTGGTCGCCGCGCACGGCAACAGCCTGCGCGCGCTGGTCAAGCACCTCGACGGCGTCTCCGACGCCGACATCGCGGGCCTGAACATCCCGACCGGCATCCCGCTCGCGTACGAGCTGGACGCCGACTTCAAGCCGGTCAAGCCGGGCGGCACCTACCTCGACCCGGAGGCCGCCAAGGCCGCCATCGAGGCCGTGAAGAACCAGGGCAAGAAGAAGTAG
- a CDS encoding class F sortase, with product MSEPRTGGRRRLLTGVAWAALLLALCLCGSGTAGELSKAPGGVAAKGHSPAHGLPPAHDPLPGAGPQTDPKTLAIKAIGLKAPIEGHGLDPLGGVEPPPYERANSVAWYKDGPQPGSAGAAVLVGHVDTDRALAVFAGLSVVKRGQHIWVARQDGSVAEFVIEDISVVANDQFDAEKVYGAREPDRAELRLITCGGSYDKTRRAYSANVVVSAYLTGATPATQPPSPVADEDGEDEAEAGDDSGEA from the coding sequence ATGTCAGAACCGCGCACAGGTGGCCGTCGCCGCCTGCTGACAGGAGTGGCCTGGGCGGCCTTGCTGCTCGCCCTGTGCCTGTGTGGCAGTGGTACCGCGGGAGAGCTCTCCAAGGCTCCCGGCGGTGTCGCGGCCAAGGGCCACTCTCCCGCGCACGGCCTGCCCCCGGCGCACGACCCGCTGCCGGGGGCGGGCCCCCAGACCGATCCCAAGACCCTGGCCATCAAGGCCATCGGCCTGAAGGCCCCCATCGAGGGCCATGGCCTCGACCCGCTGGGCGGCGTCGAACCACCGCCGTACGAGCGGGCCAACTCCGTCGCCTGGTACAAGGACGGGCCGCAGCCCGGCAGCGCGGGCGCCGCCGTCCTCGTCGGCCACGTGGACACCGACCGGGCCCTCGCCGTCTTCGCCGGCCTCAGCGTCGTCAAGCGCGGCCAGCACATCTGGGTCGCCCGCCAGGACGGCTCCGTCGCCGAGTTCGTCATCGAGGACATCTCGGTGGTCGCCAACGACCAGTTCGACGCCGAGAAGGTCTACGGGGCGCGTGAGCCGGACCGCGCCGAGCTCCGCCTGATCACCTGCGGCGGCAGCTACGACAAGACCCGCCGCGCGTACAGCGCCAATGTCGTCGTCTCCGCCTACCTCACCGGGGCGACACCGGCCACACAGCCCCCGAGCCCTGTCGCGGACGAGGACGGCGAGGACGAGGCGGAGGCCGGGGACGACAGCGGCGAGGCGTAG
- a CDS encoding DUF461 domain-containing protein, protein MSSSLRRGTLAASALVLSIASLTACAAGNSAQTLEVKPDNAATSVGDIKLQNINVITQPDLKATGPAVITGTVFNNGRKDQTLEKITLPGKSGATVKLTPAGGGSGSLVVPAGRSVVLGGKGNATAVLPNGREAIKDGEQQKLTFDFSDTGDVNIGAFVVPATSFFKEWGPEAPAPAQSPKQGDKPGKPSGTPSGKPSGTPGAPSGAAGAQQGEQGGERQEGATQGGQQQAQGGQQHAGH, encoded by the coding sequence GTGAGCAGCAGCCTTCGACGCGGCACTCTCGCCGCTTCCGCCCTCGTGCTCTCGATCGCCTCGCTCACCGCCTGTGCGGCGGGCAACAGCGCCCAGACGCTGGAGGTCAAGCCGGACAACGCCGCCACGTCGGTCGGCGACATCAAGCTCCAGAACATCAACGTGATCACCCAGCCGGACCTCAAGGCCACCGGCCCGGCCGTGATCACCGGCACCGTCTTCAACAACGGCCGCAAGGACCAGACGCTGGAGAAGATCACTCTTCCCGGCAAGTCCGGCGCGACCGTGAAGCTCACCCCGGCGGGCGGCGGCTCCGGCAGCCTCGTCGTGCCCGCGGGCCGCTCGGTCGTCCTCGGCGGCAAGGGCAACGCCACCGCGGTCCTGCCGAACGGCCGTGAGGCGATCAAGGACGGCGAGCAGCAGAAGCTGACCTTCGACTTCAGCGACACGGGCGACGTGAACATCGGCGCGTTCGTCGTCCCGGCGACCAGCTTCTTCAAGGAGTGGGGCCCCGAGGCGCCCGCTCCGGCGCAGTCCCCCAAGCAGGGCGACAAGCCCGGCAAGCCGTCCGGCACGCCCTCCGGCAAGCCCTCGGGCACCCCCGGGGCCCCGTCCGGCGCCGCGGGCGCCCAGCAGGGCGAGCAGGGCGGTGAGCGCCAGGAGGGCGCCACGCAGGGTGGCCAGCAGCAGGCCCAGGGCGGCCAGCAGCACGCCGGCCACTGA
- a CDS encoding sensor histidine kinase gives MNVDAAVAAAAAIAGLCTGVIAMLAFRWSERDQARPTRSSLHTDAVLPPGVDTVLSVLRSSAVVLDEADAVVKASSAAYALGLVRGGKLAVEPMLQMARDTRRDGEIRQVELDLPRRGTGRGEALAVSARVAPLGSRLVLLLVEDLTEARRIEAVRRDFVANVSHELKTPVGALSLLSEAVMDAAEDPEAVHRFAGRMQIEATRLTNLVQELIDLSRVQNDDPLEDSEPVRVDELVAEAIDRCRHQAGAKQITMAAGGTADLHVWGSRGQLAAALGNLVENAVNYSPARTRVGIAARHITAPGGDLIEIAVTDQGIGISEKDRERIFERFYRVDPARSRATGGTGLGLAIVKHVAASHGGEVTVWSAEGQGSTFTLRLPEAGAVRDRDPYSDHTLLEPHETMSSFPDDSLPTREVRP, from the coding sequence ATGAACGTGGACGCGGCAGTCGCCGCAGCGGCAGCGATCGCCGGGCTCTGCACCGGAGTGATCGCCATGCTGGCGTTCCGCTGGAGCGAGCGCGATCAGGCCAGGCCCACCCGCAGCTCCCTGCACACCGACGCCGTGCTCCCGCCCGGCGTCGACACCGTCCTCTCCGTGCTGCGCTCCTCCGCGGTCGTCCTCGACGAGGCCGACGCCGTGGTCAAGGCCAGCTCCGCCGCGTACGCCCTCGGACTCGTCCGCGGTGGCAAGCTGGCCGTCGAGCCCATGCTCCAGATGGCCCGCGACACCCGCCGCGACGGTGAGATACGCCAGGTCGAGCTGGACCTGCCGCGCCGGGGCACCGGCCGGGGCGAGGCCCTCGCGGTCTCCGCCCGGGTCGCGCCGCTCGGCTCCCGGCTGGTCCTGCTGCTCGTCGAGGACCTCACCGAGGCCCGCCGCATCGAGGCCGTCCGCCGGGACTTCGTCGCCAACGTCAGCCATGAGCTCAAGACGCCCGTCGGCGCGCTCTCCCTGCTCTCCGAGGCCGTCATGGACGCCGCCGAGGACCCCGAGGCCGTCCACCGCTTCGCCGGCCGGATGCAGATCGAGGCCACCCGGCTGACCAACCTCGTCCAGGAGCTCATCGACCTCTCCCGGGTGCAGAACGACGACCCCCTGGAGGACTCCGAGCCCGTCCGCGTCGACGAGCTCGTCGCCGAGGCCATCGACCGCTGCCGCCACCAGGCCGGCGCCAAGCAGATCACCATGGCCGCCGGAGGCACCGCCGACCTGCACGTCTGGGGCAGCCGCGGCCAGCTCGCCGCCGCCCTCGGCAATCTCGTGGAGAACGCCGTCAACTACAGCCCCGCGCGCACGCGCGTGGGCATCGCCGCCCGCCACATCACCGCCCCCGGCGGCGACCTCATCGAGATCGCCGTCACCGACCAGGGCATCGGCATCTCCGAGAAGGACCGCGAGCGGATCTTCGAGCGGTTCTACCGCGTCGACCCGGCCCGCTCCCGCGCCACCGGCGGCACCGGCCTCGGCCTCGCCATCGTCAAGCACGTCGCCGCCTCGCACGGCGGCGAGGTCACGGTCTGGAGCGCCGAGGGCCAGGGCTCCACCTTCACCCTGCGGCTCCCCGAGGCCGGCGCCGTGCGCGACCGTGACCCCTACAGCGACCACACGCTCCTGGAGCCGCACGAAACCATGTCTTCCTTCCCCGACGACTCCCTCCCCACCCGGGAGGTCCGTCCGTGA
- a CDS encoding MDR family MFS transporter yields MSVASVRRAARESVSGLPREFWWLWTSTLVNRLGAFVSIFLAMFLTADQGRSASYAGLVGSLLGLGSVVSSIGGGVMTDRLGRRPTMLVAQASTAVSVAVLGFMTDPVAIAVVAFVVGMASNASRPAVQAMIADIVAPADRVRAFALNYWAINLGFAISSVAAGLVARYSYLLGFLGEAAMTLACAVLVFVKVPESRPDGAAAGGTKGARSARSDEPAVSMGTVLRDGRYMAVVGLSFLLALIFMQSQVALPVAMTEGGFSTTDYGLAIAVNGVLIVALQIPVTRFIEHRSPRRLLVVASLLGGYGFGLTAFADSLAVYALTVCVWTLAEIISSPTQMGLVVRLSPVQGRGRYQGMATLAWAVAALVAPVAGGTVIDRFGAGALWAGCAVVGTLAAGGYWALMRGLTPAGGSPGGAAEPAAPAVEQPATAG; encoded by the coding sequence ATGTCGGTGGCGAGCGTCAGACGGGCGGCGCGGGAGAGCGTCTCGGGGCTGCCCCGGGAGTTCTGGTGGCTGTGGACCTCGACGCTGGTCAACCGGCTCGGGGCGTTCGTCTCCATCTTCCTGGCCATGTTCCTCACCGCCGACCAGGGGCGTTCGGCCTCGTACGCCGGGCTCGTCGGCTCACTGCTGGGCCTCGGCAGCGTCGTGTCGTCGATCGGCGGGGGCGTGATGACCGACCGGCTGGGCCGGCGGCCCACCATGCTCGTCGCGCAGGCGTCCACCGCCGTGTCGGTGGCCGTGCTCGGCTTCATGACCGACCCGGTGGCCATCGCGGTCGTCGCCTTCGTGGTGGGCATGGCGAGCAACGCCTCCCGGCCCGCGGTGCAGGCGATGATCGCGGACATCGTGGCCCCGGCGGACCGGGTGCGGGCCTTCGCCCTGAACTACTGGGCGATCAACCTCGGCTTCGCGATCTCCTCGGTCGCGGCGGGCCTCGTCGCCCGCTACAGCTATCTGCTCGGCTTCCTCGGCGAGGCCGCGATGACGCTGGCCTGCGCGGTCCTCGTCTTCGTGAAGGTCCCCGAGTCCCGGCCGGACGGGGCCGCGGCGGGCGGGACCAAGGGTGCCCGGAGCGCCAGGAGTGACGAGCCGGCCGTCAGCATGGGCACCGTGCTGCGCGACGGGCGCTACATGGCCGTCGTCGGCCTGTCCTTCCTCCTCGCCCTGATCTTCATGCAGTCGCAGGTCGCGCTGCCGGTGGCGATGACGGAGGGCGGCTTCTCCACGACGGACTACGGCCTCGCCATCGCGGTCAACGGCGTCCTGATCGTCGCCCTCCAGATCCCCGTGACCCGCTTCATCGAGCACCGGAGCCCGCGGCGGCTGCTGGTCGTCGCCTCGCTCCTCGGCGGCTACGGCTTCGGCCTCACCGCCTTCGCCGACTCGCTGGCGGTCTACGCGCTGACCGTCTGCGTCTGGACCCTGGCGGAGATCATCAGCTCGCCCACGCAGATGGGCCTGGTCGTCCGCCTCTCCCCGGTCCAGGGCCGCGGCCGCTACCAGGGCATGGCGACCCTCGCGTGGGCCGTGGCGGCCCTGGTCGCCCCGGTCGCGGGCGGCACGGTCATCGACCGCTTCGGGGCCGGCGCGCTGTGGGCGGGGTGCGCGGTCGTGGGGACGCTGGCGGCGGGCGGGTACTGGGCGCTGATGCGGGGGCTGACGCCGGCGGGCGGCTCACCGGGCGGTGCGGCCGAGCCGGCCGCCCCGGCGGTGGAGCAGCCGGCCACGGCGGGCTGA